A genomic region of Conger conger chromosome 6, fConCon1.1, whole genome shotgun sequence contains the following coding sequences:
- the ubap1lb gene encoding ubiquitin-associated protein 1-like, producing MSSLDEVPFKVPMGSLEGIVEEVEPVTAPELCLPDYPQILWETEYDFSVEKWVLRGLQRRYPSAPRIHLPRSPSEVVASCPPFWLMFSSPQESRLARCRSSDVWEPTLRQRSHSLNAADLRYLHPRVKFIISDSEGDEGYSEDDEGSSTEEDASAAHQDAERPPGSALRRQSPGFKEPGPSSRKLNPTSRRSSRKGSSPSLHEFRQGSLDRPRTSSPQRQGHRRPMRRMQAPSRSSRQQSLSPQPPSKSPPFHLQRRPATAGHVSSIRSHRPTTPSPRPYSRLPAPPSGARTLSSHTSAPDSSVELLSALSQEEQELLEAVTKQGYPLRTAIIALQKTGRQSPEQILSYLVACDRLCKLGYDSVQVEEALEMFHNCETKAAEFLHLLAQFNEMGFQQNAIKEVLLVHENHCERALEELMTRVAS from the exons ATGAGCAGCCTGGATGAAGTTCCCTTCAAGGTCCCCATGGGGTCTCTGGAGGGGATTGTGGAGGAGGTGGAGCCTGTCACTGCGCCAGAGCTGTGCTTACCCGACTACCCTCAGATACTGTGGGAGACAGAG TACGACTTCAGCGTTGAGAAATGGGTGTTGAGGGGACTACAGAGGAGGTATCCCAGCGCTCCACGAATCCATCTGCCTCGCTCCCCCTCAGAGGTAGTGGCCTCCTGTCCCCCATTCTGGCTGATGTTCAGCAGCCCCCAGGAGAGCCGGCTGGCCAGATGCCGCAGCAGTGACGTCTGGGAGCCCACCCTCCGCCAGAGGAGCCACAGCCTGAACGCCGCAGACCTGCGCTACCTGCACCCGCGGGTCAAGTTCATCATCTCCGACTCGGAAGGGGACGAAGGCTACTCCGAGGATGACGAGGGCTCGTCCACTGAGGAGGACGCATCGGCCGCGCATCAGGACGCCGAGCGGCCGCCCGGCTCTGCGCTCAGGCGGCAGAGCCCCGGCTTCAAAGAGCCGGGGCCTTCCTCCCGCAAGCTGAATCCCACGTCCCGGCGCAGCTCGCGGAAGGGCTCCTCGCCCTCCCTCCACGAATTCCGCCAGGGCTCGCTGGACAGGCCCCGGACCAGCAGCCCCCAGCGCCAAGGCCACAGGCGTCCAATGAGGAGGATGCAGGCACCATCCCGCTCCAGCCGACAGCAATCcctcagcccccagcccccatccAAGTCCCCCCCCTTCCACCTGCAGCGCCGCCCTGCCACTGCGGGACACGTCTCCTCCATCCGGAGCCACAGACCCACCACACCA TCTCCTCGCCCCTACTCCCGCCTGCCAGCCCCTCCCTCGGGCGCCCGTACCCTCAGCTCCCACACATCCGCCCCGGACTCCTCGGTGGAGCTGCTGTCGGCACTCagccaggaggagcaggagctgcTGGAGGCCGTCACTAAGCAGGGCTACCCACTGCGCACCGCCATCATCGCCCTACAGAAGACCGGCCGGCAGAGTCCAGAGCAG ATCCTGAGCTACCTGGTGGCGTGCGATAGGCTGTGTAAGCTCGGCTATGACTCAGTCCAAGTGGAGGAGGCGCTGGAGATGTTCCATAACTGTGAGACCAAG GCTGCTGAATTTTTGCACCTTTTGGCCCAATTCAATGAGATGGGCTTCCAGCAGAACGCCATCAAAGAAGTGCTGCTGGTTCACGAGAACCACTGTGAGAGAGCCCTGGAGGAGCTGATGACACGTGTGGCATCATGA
- the pdcd7 gene encoding programmed cell death protein 7 → MEPFQRFQDGPQQSSSNSGYSDPNFCDTRSGAFTRPPLPQPSYDSPGAFQSTSAVPGGFWSGPSIYQQQTPVNSQLLNYVQTEWPPTPPAIGHGRDGYGAPLPQHSFNRGHQNMVPDFDPTRPPPPLYEPQPLPFPGRFDDRKGPVTDSSCRPPLDYLQRNVSVQQWQQASDVRPHSQLGAPHFNRHLEEHQAYPNCGPPIQTGFQNVGSNELHYQRQNNQSQGNRSSTDHQTHNDRWHQQAYQCSGNSKEIQPSFSDAEAKEKLADKQWLVNFLLKRKTTKSSTSKQMRNKPSIGEVRETLYSAARLVSELSAACEKLKENVENENVWTESYPKAVAMKTALLQKLILFSDPVYIETVKNKLAHISKKRLRNRRKKRERVEDQKEEDARAAEREAAIDKWRMKRIQKVEEKKRELELKMAADSVLSEVRKKQADAKRMLDILRSLEKLRKLRKEAAGRKGVFPETEADEVFEGHVERLRKLIQKRNVVYAAEEKALRVMLEGEQEEERKKEQERRQKKDREKFLQKKWEAETMLFGEEMHPDHPLQPFRQCYTQAEHSLHALIQIRRDWDAYLVPIDHPDGSVVPQGWVLPEPPSDETWASALEK, encoded by the exons ATGGAACCATTTCAGCGTTTTCAGGATGGACCACAGCAGTCGTCCTCAAATTCGGGTTATTCGGACCCAAATTTCTGTGACACGAGAAGTGGAGCTTTCACTCGACCACCTTTGCCACAGCCATCATACGACTCCCCAGGTGCATTTCAAAGTACATCTGCTGTTCCTGGTGGGTTTTGGTCTGGTCCGAGTATTTACCAACAGCAAACTCCTGTCAACAGTCAGTTGTTGAATTATGTTCAAACAGAATGGCCACCGACTCCGCCTGCTATTGGTCATGGCAGGGATGGGTACGGAGCCCCATTACCTCAACATAGCTTTAACAGGGGACATCAGAACATGGTCCCGGATTTTGACCCAACGAgaccacctccccctctctacgAGCCACAACCCTTGCCGTTCCCCGGCAGGTTTGATGACCGAAAGGGTCCTGTCACAGATTCTTCCTGCAGACCTCCCTTGGACTACTTGCAGCGCAACGTGTCTGTTCAACAGTGGCAGCAGGCTTCTGATGTGAGACCACATAGTCAATTGGGAGCTCCGCATTTTAATAGGCATTTGGAAGAACATCAGGCTTACCCGAACTGTGGACCACCGATTCAGACAGGATTCCAGAATGTAGGCAGTAACGAGTTGCATTATCAACGACAAAATAATCAATCGCAAGGCAATCGCAGCTCGACTGATCACCAGACGCACAACGATCGCTGGCACCAACAGGCTTATCAATGCAGCGGTAATTCAAAGGAAATCCAACCTTCTTTTTCAGATGCAGAGGCAAAAGAGAAATTGGCGGACAAACAGTGGCTCGTaaattttttattgaaaagaaaaacaactaaATCTTCTACCTCAAAACAAATGCGTAATAAGCCATCCATTGGTGAAGTGAGGGAAACTCTTTACAGCGCCGCTCGATTAGTATCAGAGTTATCCGCTGCATGTGAGAAACTGAAAGAGAATGTAGAGAATGAAAATGTTTGGACAGAATCGTATCCCAAGGCAGTTGCCATGAAAACCGCACTACTGCAGAAATTGATCCTGTTTAGTGATCCTGTTTATATAGAAACCGTCAAGAATAAATTGGCTCACATAAGTAAGAAAAGACTCAGAAATCGGAGAAAGAAACGCGAGCGAGTTGAAGATCAAAAAGAAGAGGACGCAAGAGCTGCTGAAAGGGAGGCTGCCATTGACAAGTGGCGAATGAAACGCATCCAAAAAGTTGAAGAGAAGAAAAGG GAACTGGAgctgaaaatggctgcagatAGTGTACTTTCTGAGGTGAGAAAAAAACAGGCCGATGCCAAGAGAATGCTGGACATTCTTCGCTCCTTGGAGAAACTACGAAAGCTGAGGAAGGAGGCAGCAGGCCGAAAAG GAGTCTTCCCGGAGACGGAGGCGGACGAGGTGTTTGAGGGCCACGTGGAGCGGCTCAGGAAGCTGATACAGAAGCGCAACGTGGTCTACGCTGCCGAGGAGAAGGCCCTCAGGGTCATGTTGGAGGGGGAACAGGAGGAGGAGCGCAaaaaagagcaggagagacgGCAGAAGAAGGATAGGGAGAAGTTCCTACAGAAGAAATGGGAGGCAGAGACCATGCTCTTTGGAG AGGAAATGCACCCGGATCAccctctccagcccttcagacAGTGCTACACACAGGCAGAGCATTCCTTACACGCCCTGATTCAGATCAG GAGAGATTGGGATGCCTACCTGGTGCCCATAGATCACCCCGATGGCAGCGTCGTCCCTCAGGGCTGGGTTCTTCCTGAGCCCCCCTCAGACGAGACGTGGGCCTCTGCCCTGGAAAAGTAG